One window of Candidatus Methylocalor cossyra genomic DNA carries:
- a CDS encoding SDR family oxidoreductase produces the protein MKLAECFDLSGKTAVVTGAAGLLGRQHCRALAEAGARVVATDLDPVACAEVAEELGTGALGFAADVTDPDSLRALAGEVLRRTGRLDILVNNAAINDRVENPATAMELSRFENYPLALWKRCLEVNVTGVFLCSQILGAEMARVGRGSIINVGSTYGVVAPDQSLYRDPEGRQRFYKSAVYPTAKGAVLAFTRFLAAYWGPAGVRVNALSPGGVENHQEEYFIAEYARRTPLKRMAAPSDFMGALIFLASDASAYVTGANLLVDGGFTVV, from the coding sequence ATGAAGCTGGCCGAGTGCTTTGACCTCTCCGGTAAGACTGCGGTGGTCACCGGTGCCGCCGGGTTGCTCGGGCGGCAGCATTGCCGGGCCTTGGCCGAGGCCGGGGCGCGGGTGGTGGCCACCGACCTGGATCCCGTCGCCTGCGCGGAAGTGGCCGAGGAGCTGGGCACAGGGGCCCTGGGTTTTGCCGCCGATGTGACCGATCCGGACTCGTTGCGCGCGCTGGCCGGGGAGGTGCTCCGACGTACCGGCCGGCTGGACATCCTGGTCAACAATGCCGCCATTAATGATCGGGTGGAGAACCCCGCCACGGCAATGGAGCTTTCCCGGTTCGAGAACTATCCTCTGGCGTTGTGGAAACGCTGCCTGGAGGTCAATGTCACCGGCGTGTTCCTATGCTCCCAGATCCTCGGCGCCGAGATGGCCCGGGTCGGGCGGGGCAGTATCATCAACGTGGGCTCCACCTATGGCGTGGTGGCCCCGGATCAGTCCCTGTACCGGGACCCGGAAGGTCGCCAACGGTTCTACAAATCCGCCGTGTATCCCACCGCCAAGGGCGCGGTATTGGCCTTCACCCGCTTCCTGGCCGCCTACTGGGGCCCCGCCGGAGTGCGGGTCAATGCCCTGTCGCCGGGCGGGGTGGAGAACCATCAAGAGGAGTATTTCATCGCCGAATATGCAAGGCGCACGCCGTTAAAGCGCATGGCGGCCCCTTCCGACTTCATGGGGGCCTTGATTTTTCTGGCTTCCGATGCCTCGGCCTATGTCACGGGCGCCAACCTGCTGGTGGACGGTGGCTTCACCGTTGTGTGA
- a CDS encoding N-acetylneuraminate synthase family protein gives MSKNTTYPGVRIGDRYVGDGHPIYIIAEIGINHNGSVEIAKQLIDGAKEAGADAVKFQKRTPELCVPRDQWHIERDTPWGRMSYIDYRRKIEFGVDEYAEIDRHCRALGIHWTASCWDEPSVDFMEQFDPPFYKMASASLTDIPLLQKARATGRPLMISTGMSTMEEIAAAVAAVGTHDQHNRPNLLIAHSTSTYPCKVDELNLLMIRTLKECYPGVPIGYSGHETGLSPSVAAAALGATFVERHITLDRAMWGTDQAASVELVGFERLVRDIRDIQRALGDGVKRVYDSELGPRQKLRRVQTRP, from the coding sequence ATGAGCAAGAACACCACCTACCCGGGAGTGCGAATCGGCGATCGTTACGTCGGCGACGGCCATCCCATCTACATCATCGCCGAGATCGGGATCAACCATAACGGCTCGGTGGAGATCGCCAAGCAGTTGATCGACGGCGCCAAGGAAGCCGGCGCCGACGCCGTCAAGTTCCAGAAACGCACCCCGGAACTGTGCGTGCCCCGGGATCAATGGCATATCGAGCGCGACACGCCCTGGGGGCGCATGAGCTATATCGACTACCGGCGCAAGATCGAATTCGGGGTGGACGAATACGCCGAGATCGACCGCCATTGCCGTGCCCTTGGCATCCACTGGACCGCCTCCTGCTGGGATGAGCCCTCCGTCGACTTCATGGAGCAGTTCGATCCCCCCTTCTACAAGATGGCCAGCGCCTCGCTGACGGATATTCCGCTGCTCCAGAAGGCGCGCGCCACCGGCCGGCCGCTGATGATCTCCACCGGCATGTCCACCATGGAGGAGATCGCCGCGGCGGTGGCGGCGGTGGGGACCCACGACCAGCACAACCGGCCCAACCTGCTCATCGCCCATAGCACCTCCACCTACCCTTGCAAAGTGGACGAGCTCAATCTCCTGATGATCCGCACCCTCAAGGAGTGTTATCCAGGCGTCCCCATCGGCTATTCTGGGCACGAGACCGGGCTCTCCCCGTCGGTGGCGGCGGCTGCCCTGGGCGCCACCTTCGTGGAGCGCCACATCACCCTGGACCGCGCCATGTGGGGTACCGACCAGGCCGCTTCGGTGGAGCTGGTGGGTTTTGAACGCCTGGTGCGCGATATCCGGGACATCCAGCGCGCCCTCGGCGACGGGGTCAAGCGCGTGTACGACAGCGAGCTCGGACCCCGGCAGAAGCTGCGCCGGGTGCAGACACGCCCATGA
- a CDS encoding KdsC family phosphatase, protein MSAARLPPDFVQRARHLKLVLTDCDGVLTDGGVYYSDQGEAYKRFNIRDGMGVERLRDLAGIRTGIVTGEHSRSVVKRAEKLGILECHLGCKDKARTVLAILERLKLSSAEAAYLGDDVNDLPAFGVVGLTACPSDALEQVRAAADVVLVRAGGQGAFREFAELVLSARCGAE, encoded by the coding sequence ATGAGCGCGGCTAGGCTACCGCCCGACTTCGTTCAGCGCGCTCGGCACCTCAAGCTGGTGCTCACCGACTGCGATGGGGTACTCACCGACGGCGGGGTGTACTATTCCGACCAGGGCGAAGCGTACAAACGGTTCAACATCCGCGACGGGATGGGGGTGGAGCGGCTGCGCGACTTGGCCGGGATCAGGACCGGCATCGTCACCGGTGAGCACTCCCGGTCGGTGGTCAAGCGCGCCGAGAAGCTCGGCATCCTCGAATGCCATCTCGGGTGCAAGGACAAGGCCCGAACGGTGTTGGCCATTTTGGAGCGGCTCAAGCTGAGCTCCGCCGAGGCCGCCTATCTGGGCGACGACGTCAACGATCTCCCGGCCTTCGGGGTGGTGGGGCTCACCGCCTGCCCCAGCGATGCCCTCGAGCAAGTGCGGGCGGCGGCCGACGTGGTCCTGGTCCGAGCGGGCGGCCAAGGGGCGTTTCGCGAGTTCGCCGAGCTTGTCCTAAGCGCCCGCTGCGGGGCAGAATAG
- the lplT gene encoding lysophospholipid transporter LplT has protein sequence MSRGFFTILAAQFFSSLADNALLFGAIALLKSLGAPPWQTPVLQQSFVFAFIVLAPFVGPFADALPKGKVMFISNAIKMGGCLAMLAGVHPLLAYGVVGVGAAMYSPAKYGILTEFFPPDKLVWANGWMEGLTVAAIILGAVLGGLLIGDQVLAYASHWLGAMPFQSGLDSAPKFALAAILALYLIAAAFNLYVPNLPIDHRLPTRTLPYILRDFWSCFRQLWTDPLGQVSLAVTALFWGAGSTLRLIVLVWAAAALHLNLEQATQLTAVVAIGIGIGAALAGKAVPLDHSVRVLPVGIAMGLTVVAMVFVRDWRSAVPMLALIGIMAGYFVVPMNALLQHRGHLLMGAGHSIALQNFNENISILLMLGAYAVMIQAELPIQAIVVIFGLFVAASMALLARFHGHDQD, from the coding sequence ATGAGCCGGGGTTTCTTCACCATCCTGGCGGCGCAATTTTTTTCTTCCCTGGCCGACAACGCGCTTTTGTTTGGCGCCATCGCCCTGCTGAAATCCCTCGGTGCGCCGCCCTGGCAAACGCCGGTTCTCCAGCAAAGCTTCGTGTTCGCCTTCATCGTGCTGGCGCCGTTCGTCGGGCCCTTTGCCGACGCCTTGCCCAAGGGCAAGGTGATGTTCATCAGCAACGCCATCAAGATGGGTGGCTGCCTGGCCATGTTGGCCGGGGTGCACCCTTTGCTCGCCTACGGGGTGGTGGGAGTGGGCGCCGCCATGTATTCCCCCGCCAAGTACGGCATCCTGACCGAATTCTTCCCGCCGGACAAACTGGTGTGGGCCAACGGTTGGATGGAAGGGCTGACGGTGGCGGCCATCATCCTGGGAGCGGTCCTCGGCGGCCTGTTGATCGGCGACCAGGTCCTAGCCTACGCCTCCCATTGGCTAGGGGCGATGCCGTTCCAATCCGGCCTCGATTCTGCGCCCAAGTTCGCCCTCGCCGCCATCCTCGCCCTCTATCTCATCGCTGCCGCGTTCAACCTGTACGTGCCGAACCTCCCCATCGATCATCGGCTGCCGACCCGCACACTTCCCTACATCCTGCGCGACTTCTGGAGCTGCTTCCGACAGCTGTGGACCGACCCCTTGGGGCAGGTGTCGCTGGCGGTCACCGCGCTGTTCTGGGGCGCCGGCTCCACCCTACGGCTGATCGTCCTGGTATGGGCGGCGGCGGCGCTGCACCTGAACCTGGAGCAGGCCACCCAGCTCACCGCGGTGGTGGCGATCGGCATCGGCATCGGGGCGGCGCTGGCCGGCAAGGCGGTGCCCTTGGACCATTCGGTCCGGGTACTGCCGGTGGGCATCGCCATGGGCCTCACGGTGGTGGCGATGGTGTTCGTCCGCGATTGGCGGAGCGCGGTTCCGATGCTGGCCTTGATCGGCATCATGGCGGGCTATTTCGTGGTGCCGATGAACGCCCTGCTCCAGCATCGTGGTCACCTGCTGATGGGCGCCGGCCATTCCATCGCCCTCCAGAATTTCAACGAAAACATTAGCATCCTGCTGATGCTCGGGGCCTATGCGGTGATGATCCAGGCCGAGCTGCCGATTCAGGCCATCGTGGTCATCTTCGGCCTGTTCGTGGCCGCCAGCATGGCCCTGCTCGCCCGCTTCCACGGTCATGACCAGGATTGA
- a CDS encoding SDR family oxidoreductase — protein MTRIDAPVEALPGAGVFIVGCGDIGRRVARLEQAAGHRVLALARSETAASVLWAQGIEAIPGDLDHPASLHRLPPRAAVLYYFAPPPAEGSGDPRLASLLTALTPAALPGRIVYISTSAVYGDCQGAWIREDQPVAPKTDRARRRVAAEQTLRDWSQAYGVPWVVLRVPGIYGPGRWPLAWIRQGRPVPREAECPYSNRIHADDLAAACFAAARRGRPGQVYHASDGHPTTLTDYLYRVADAFDLPRPPAVALTEFWRTASPTLRSYLEDSKRLDNRRLLQDLGLVLRYPDLASGLAAARTAAPG, from the coding sequence ATGACCAGGATTGATGCCCCGGTGGAGGCCCTTCCCGGCGCCGGGGTCTTCATCGTCGGTTGCGGGGACATCGGCCGCCGGGTGGCGCGCCTGGAACAGGCAGCGGGACACCGGGTGCTGGCCTTGGCCCGCTCGGAAACAGCCGCCTCGGTGCTGTGGGCCCAAGGCATCGAGGCGATCCCGGGCGATCTGGACCATCCCGCTTCGCTGCACCGGCTGCCGCCGCGGGCGGCGGTGCTGTATTATTTCGCTCCCCCGCCGGCGGAGGGCAGCGGCGATCCGCGCCTCGCGTCCCTGTTGACGGCCTTGACGCCCGCGGCGCTCCCCGGGCGGATCGTGTATATCAGCACCAGCGCCGTCTACGGCGATTGCCAGGGCGCCTGGATCCGCGAAGACCAACCGGTGGCGCCCAAGACCGACCGCGCCCGGCGCCGAGTGGCGGCAGAACAGACCTTGCGGGACTGGAGCCAAGCCTATGGTGTGCCCTGGGTGGTGCTGCGGGTGCCGGGCATCTACGGCCCCGGCCGCTGGCCCTTGGCCTGGATTCGTCAGGGAAGGCCGGTGCCGAGGGAAGCGGAATGCCCTTACAGCAACCGCATCCACGCCGACGACCTGGCGGCCGCCTGCTTTGCCGCCGCCCGTCGCGGCCGGCCGGGCCAGGTCTACCATGCCAGCGACGGCCATCCCACCACCCTGACGGATTACCTCTATCGGGTGGCCGACGCCTTCGACCTGCCCCGCCCGCCCGCCGTGGCTTTGACAGAGTTCTGGCGCACGGCGAGCCCGACCCTGCGGTCCTACCTGGAGGACTCCAAGCGGCTGGACAACCGCCGGTTGCTGCAGGACTTGGGGCTCGTGCTGCGTTATCCAGACCTGGCGAGCGGGTTGGCGGCGGCCCGGACCGCAGCACCGGGGTGA
- a CDS encoding MFS transporter: MTMPRHSPWAPLRQRLFRALWIASVASNIGTWMQDVGAAWLMTSLAPQPLMVASVQVASTLPVLLLALPAGALADIVDRRHLLIAAQVWMLLVAGTLGLATALQATDDRLLLGLTLCLGLGSAFTLPAWAAIIPELVPREQLQAAVTLNGLAINVSRAVGPALAGLLLAWSGPATVFLVNAGSFIGVVAVLAAWKRPPRDSALPAERLWGAMRAGFRYVRHARPLLRILVRAGAFFLFASAPWALLPLLVRQEWGAGPTVYGLLLGAIGGGAVAGAFLLPTLRGRSSNDRLLPLAALVYAGMMAALALVREPLLALAPGWAAGSCWLIVLTSLQGAAQAALPAWVRARGLALVMVVVMGGMAGGGLLWGKVASRWSIPEALLIAATGLTVATLLTAPLRIGGHEGLDLTPSLHWPLPDNQPAHDRGPVLVTLTYQVAAEHRRQFAGLMKELHRMRRRDGAYYWQLFRDTEDPGRYLEIFLVESWLEHLRQHERVTVADRNLQERIQACLVPNTRPTVSHLVADAD; the protein is encoded by the coding sequence ATGACCATGCCTCGGCACTCCCCCTGGGCGCCCCTACGGCAGCGGCTGTTCCGAGCCCTGTGGATCGCCTCGGTGGCCTCCAACATCGGCACCTGGATGCAGGACGTGGGCGCCGCCTGGCTCATGACCAGTCTCGCCCCCCAGCCGCTCATGGTGGCTTCGGTGCAGGTGGCCAGCACCTTGCCGGTCCTGTTGCTGGCCCTGCCAGCGGGAGCCCTGGCCGACATCGTCGACCGCCGACACCTGCTCATCGCCGCCCAGGTGTGGATGCTGCTGGTGGCCGGAACCCTGGGGCTGGCCACGGCGCTACAGGCGACCGACGACCGGCTCCTCCTCGGGCTCACCCTGTGCCTGGGGCTTGGCTCGGCCTTCACCCTGCCGGCCTGGGCGGCAATCATTCCGGAGCTGGTGCCGCGGGAACAGTTGCAGGCCGCGGTCACCCTCAACGGCCTCGCCATCAATGTATCCCGCGCCGTGGGCCCCGCCCTGGCCGGATTGTTGCTGGCCTGGAGCGGGCCGGCAACCGTGTTCCTGGTCAATGCCGGATCCTTCATCGGGGTGGTCGCCGTGCTGGCGGCCTGGAAGCGCCCGCCGCGGGACAGCGCGCTCCCTGCCGAGCGGCTGTGGGGCGCGATGCGCGCGGGGTTCCGCTACGTCCGCCATGCGCGGCCGCTGCTCAGGATCCTAGTTCGGGCCGGGGCCTTTTTCCTGTTCGCGAGCGCCCCGTGGGCCTTGCTGCCGCTATTGGTCCGCCAGGAATGGGGCGCCGGCCCCACCGTCTATGGCTTGTTGCTGGGGGCCATCGGCGGTGGGGCGGTGGCCGGCGCGTTTCTGCTGCCGACCCTGCGGGGCCGTAGCTCGAACGATAGGCTGCTGCCGCTGGCGGCGCTTGTCTATGCCGGGATGATGGCGGCCCTGGCGCTGGTGCGGGAGCCGCTCCTGGCCCTCGCCCCGGGGTGGGCGGCGGGGAGCTGCTGGTTGATCGTGCTGACCTCCCTGCAAGGCGCGGCCCAGGCCGCGTTGCCGGCCTGGGTGCGGGCCCGCGGCCTAGCCTTGGTGATGGTGGTGGTGATGGGGGGCATGGCGGGCGGTGGCTTGCTATGGGGCAAGGTGGCCAGCCGCTGGTCGATCCCCGAGGCGCTGCTGATCGCCGCAACCGGGCTCACGGTGGCCACGCTGCTGACCGCACCGCTTCGGATCGGCGGCCACGAAGGGCTGGATCTGACGCCGTCCCTGCATTGGCCGCTGCCGGACAACCAGCCCGCCCACGACCGCGGCCCGGTCTTGGTGACCCTGACCTACCAGGTCGCCGCGGAGCACCGTCGCCAATTCGCCGGCTTGATGAAAGAACTCCACCGCATGCGGCGGCGGGACGGCGCCTACTATTGGCAACTCTTCCGCGACACCGAGGATCCCGGCCGTTACCTAGAGATCTTCTTGGTGGAATCCTGGCTGGAGCATTTGCGCCAGCACGAGCGGGTCACGGTGGCGGACCGGAATCTTCAGGAGCGGATCCAAGCTTGCCTGGTACCCAACACCCGCCCGACCGTCTCGCACCTGGTGGCCGATGCCGATTGA
- a CDS encoding HlyD family type I secretion periplasmic adaptor subunit — translation MFSIPFDETGEATRIVRAGMFILIVFVGGFFTWSWLAPISGAVIADGIVKIDTNRKTLQHLEGGIVNEILVREGDYVSAGQTLLILEDAEIRANLVILRDQLHAELARKARLEAEKRFADAIRFPEELSHARDPKIAQLLANERALFQATKKSLDDEIAIVRRELGHAREEEASIAAKIGATRETIRYKQERVAAGEALAARQFIEKNQFLQLKEDLALTRSNLSEMEAQLASVRQRQSELELRIVSLRNEFAKKADDELKDCEKAIFELREKIRPAELTLGRFRVTAPIDGQVIDLKVSTVGGVVRPGDPLMDLVPKQRELVVEVKVKTNDIDLVHVAQRADLQLLAYNSRTVPHVGGSVVYVSGDALEDKTDPHTPRYYLAHIRVDEQELNKLPNIRLAPGMPVTAFIQTRPKTFFEMLIKPFEDAVARGVRAES, via the coding sequence TTGTTCAGTATCCCCTTCGATGAAACCGGCGAAGCGACCCGCATCGTCCGTGCCGGCATGTTCATCCTCATCGTGTTCGTCGGCGGCTTCTTCACTTGGAGTTGGCTGGCTCCCATCAGCGGCGCGGTGATCGCCGACGGCATCGTCAAGATCGACACCAACCGCAAGACCCTTCAGCACCTGGAAGGGGGGATCGTCAACGAAATCCTGGTCCGCGAAGGGGACTACGTCAGCGCCGGCCAAACCCTGCTGATTTTGGAGGATGCCGAGATCCGGGCCAATCTGGTCATCCTCCGCGACCAGCTGCACGCCGAGCTGGCGCGCAAAGCCCGCCTCGAGGCCGAGAAGCGCTTCGCCGACGCCATCCGCTTCCCCGAGGAGCTGAGCCATGCCCGGGACCCCAAGATTGCCCAGCTGCTCGCCAACGAGCGGGCCCTATTCCAGGCGACCAAAAAGAGCCTCGACGATGAAATCGCCATCGTCCGCCGCGAGCTCGGCCACGCCCGAGAAGAGGAGGCCAGCATCGCGGCCAAGATCGGCGCCACCCGCGAAACCATCCGCTACAAGCAGGAGCGGGTGGCAGCCGGCGAGGCGCTGGCCGCCCGCCAATTCATCGAGAAAAACCAGTTCCTGCAACTGAAGGAAGATCTGGCCTTGACCCGCAGCAACCTGAGCGAGATGGAAGCCCAGTTGGCCTCGGTGCGCCAGCGGCAGAGCGAGCTGGAGCTGCGCATCGTCAGCCTGCGCAACGAGTTCGCCAAGAAGGCCGATGACGAGCTGAAGGATTGCGAAAAGGCCATCTTCGAGCTGCGGGAGAAGATCCGACCGGCGGAACTTACCCTGGGGCGGTTTCGGGTCACCGCGCCTATCGACGGGCAGGTGATCGATCTTAAGGTGTCCACCGTGGGTGGGGTGGTGCGGCCGGGCGATCCCTTGATGGACCTGGTGCCCAAGCAGCGGGAGCTGGTGGTCGAGGTCAAGGTGAAAACCAACGACATCGACCTCGTGCACGTCGCGCAACGCGCCGATCTGCAACTCCTGGCCTACAACTCCCGCACCGTACCCCATGTGGGAGGCAGCGTGGTGTACGTTTCCGGGGACGCCCTTGAGGACAAGACCGATCCCCACACCCCCCGCTACTACTTGGCGCACATCCGGGTCGACGAGCAGGAGCTGAACAAGCTGCCGAACATCCGCCTGGCGCCGGGGATGCCGGTCACCGCCTTCATCCAGACCCGGCCGAAAACCTTCTTCGAGATGCTGATCAAGCCGTTCGAGGATGCCGTGGCGCGCGGCGTGCGCGCGGAAAGCTGA
- a CDS encoding type I secretion system permease/ATPase: MSLAEVFRQCRPFFLYAGIFSLVGNFLALGPSLYMLTVFDRVLSSRSNQTLAVLTCIFVFTLAIEAVLDALRTRLFGRLGDTVYVHLRKPVLNAVLRFRKRDDLGQHGLDDLEIVKNFLSGAGIKAAFEVPWIPIFLWVLWLFHPLLFAIALASALIMFGLTYLEEVVTKKNQSDAHRKQRESGDFVNRAFQNSEVVAALAMQENIQSRWERVNDQFRDASLRAQKKISAIVGFSQFIRSFLQVSSMGTAAYLVINVEGVTPGVMIASTIVLGKATAPIVKVLSSWRSFLVFRLACQRLEELLKDQQSVPEGFRHAPPQGHLTVENLLFFLNRDRTILNGIHFELTPGETLGIIGSSASGKTSLARLLVGLYEPSDGAVRLDGVDVHWWAKNGLGAYLGYLPQEQQLFKGTVAENIARMGDAYRQAEAVVEAAKRVGIHDLILRLPQGYDTDIGIGGAVLSGGQRQLIGLARALFGGPRLVVLDEPNANLDGPSELLLLDLIRRLKADGVTLVIIAHKPSILQDVDKLLVLGNGKQLLFGPREAVLQRLEPPGGVVVAPAKTAPRSAAG; this comes from the coding sequence ATGAGCCTTGCGGAGGTTTTTCGCCAATGCCGGCCCTTCTTCCTCTATGCGGGCATTTTCAGTCTGGTGGGCAATTTCCTGGCACTAGGACCCTCGCTTTACATGCTCACGGTGTTCGACCGGGTGTTGTCCAGCCGCAGCAACCAGACCCTGGCGGTGTTGACCTGCATTTTTGTGTTCACCCTGGCCATCGAGGCCGTGCTGGACGCACTCCGCACCCGGCTGTTCGGGCGCCTCGGCGACACGGTATACGTGCACCTGCGCAAACCGGTACTGAACGCCGTACTGCGCTTCCGAAAGCGCGATGACCTCGGCCAGCATGGCCTCGATGACCTGGAGATCGTCAAGAATTTCCTGTCTGGCGCCGGCATCAAGGCGGCCTTCGAGGTTCCTTGGATCCCCATCTTTCTGTGGGTGCTGTGGCTGTTCCATCCGCTCCTGTTCGCCATCGCCCTGGCTAGCGCTCTGATCATGTTCGGGCTCACCTACCTGGAGGAGGTGGTCACCAAGAAGAACCAGTCCGACGCCCACCGCAAGCAGCGGGAATCGGGCGACTTCGTGAACCGAGCCTTTCAGAACTCCGAGGTGGTCGCCGCCCTGGCGATGCAGGAGAACATCCAGAGCCGCTGGGAACGGGTGAACGACCAGTTCCGCGACGCCTCCCTCCGAGCACAAAAGAAAATCAGCGCCATCGTAGGGTTCTCCCAGTTCATCCGCAGCTTCCTCCAGGTCAGCTCGATGGGTACCGCAGCCTATCTGGTCATCAACGTGGAGGGCGTAACGCCAGGCGTGATGATCGCCTCGACCATCGTCCTGGGCAAGGCCACCGCGCCGATCGTCAAGGTGCTCAGCTCCTGGCGCAGCTTCTTGGTATTCCGCCTCGCCTGCCAGCGGCTCGAGGAGCTCCTCAAGGACCAGCAATCCGTCCCGGAGGGCTTTCGTCACGCCCCGCCCCAGGGCCATCTGACCGTGGAGAACCTGTTGTTTTTTCTGAACCGGGATCGCACCATTCTGAACGGCATCCACTTCGAGCTAACGCCCGGGGAGACCCTGGGCATCATCGGCTCCAGTGCCTCGGGCAAGACCAGCCTGGCGCGGCTGCTGGTGGGGCTGTATGAGCCCAGCGACGGGGCGGTCCGGCTCGACGGCGTGGACGTCCATTGGTGGGCGAAGAACGGCCTTGGTGCATACCTCGGCTATCTCCCCCAGGAGCAACAATTGTTCAAGGGCACCGTGGCGGAAAACATCGCCCGCATGGGCGACGCCTACCGCCAGGCGGAAGCGGTGGTGGAAGCGGCCAAGCGGGTCGGTATCCACGACCTGATCCTCCGGCTGCCCCAAGGCTATGACACCGACATCGGGATCGGCGGGGCGGTCCTGTCCGGGGGACAGCGGCAATTGATCGGGCTCGCCCGGGCGCTATTCGGAGGGCCGCGCTTGGTGGTACTGGACGAGCCCAATGCCAACCTCGACGGGCCCTCGGAACTCCTCCTCCTCGACCTCATCCGCCGCCTCAAGGCCGATGGGGTGACGCTGGTGATCATCGCCCACAAGCCGAGCATCCTCCAAGACGTGGACAAACTGCTGGTGCTCGGCAACGGCAAACAACTCCTGTTCGGCCCACGGGAAGCGGTGCTGCAGCGGCTCGAACCCCCCGGTGGGGTGGTCGTCGCGCCGGCCAAAACGGCCCCTCGCAGTGCAGCAGGATGA
- a CDS encoding glycosyltransferase — protein sequence MKLLFIHNTLPGQFEHLMRALARDPRNEVVGIGQEFLSPAPLFGVRVETYTRTAPVKRKADEFLCSNEEAIGNGLAVAAKLGELKRSGFVPDIAIAHLGWGESIYFKDIYPTTPLLGYCEFYHRARAADADFDPTFPLGLNDLFRIRTANAAKLLGLVGMDLGVSPTAWQKSLFPPEFQRKIAVVHEGVDISRYRPDPQALFRLPDGRTLSRADPVVTYAARSLEPYRGFPQFLRAAAELCRRRRDCQIVIAGGDGPSYGPAHDRNSLLQERPIDRTRVHFVGPLPPDDYVKLLQVSSVHVYLTVPFVLSWSLLEAMAVGCVVVGSDTPPVREIVRHGVNGLLADFFSVRQIVDMVERVLDHPQREWELGLRARADVVASFDHRQAVRRYRELIAGLLSSQRRGQGVTG from the coding sequence ATGAAGCTGCTGTTCATCCATAACACCCTGCCGGGGCAATTCGAGCATTTGATGCGGGCCTTGGCCCGGGATCCGCGCAACGAGGTGGTAGGTATCGGGCAGGAGTTTCTGTCCCCGGCGCCGCTGTTCGGAGTACGCGTCGAAACCTACACCCGCACAGCGCCGGTCAAGCGCAAGGCCGACGAGTTCCTTTGCAGTAACGAGGAAGCCATCGGCAACGGCCTGGCGGTGGCAGCGAAATTGGGGGAACTGAAGCGGTCCGGCTTCGTGCCGGATATCGCTATCGCCCACCTAGGATGGGGGGAATCCATCTACTTCAAGGACATCTATCCCACCACACCGTTGCTGGGCTACTGCGAGTTTTACCACCGCGCGCGGGCTGCCGACGCAGACTTCGACCCTACGTTTCCCCTCGGACTCAACGACCTGTTCCGTATCCGCACGGCGAACGCCGCCAAGCTGCTCGGGCTGGTGGGGATGGATCTCGGGGTAAGCCCGACCGCCTGGCAGAAGAGCCTGTTTCCGCCGGAATTCCAACGGAAAATCGCCGTCGTCCACGAGGGCGTGGACATCAGCCGCTACCGGCCCGATCCCCAGGCGCTGTTCCGCCTGCCCGACGGTCGAACACTCAGCCGGGCAGACCCCGTGGTGACCTATGCCGCCCGCAGCCTCGAGCCCTACCGCGGATTTCCCCAGTTCCTAAGGGCCGCAGCGGAACTGTGCCGGAGGCGGCGGGACTGCCAGATCGTTATCGCCGGTGGCGACGGGCCGAGCTACGGCCCCGCCCACGATCGGAACAGCCTGCTACAGGAAAGGCCCATCGACCGGACCCGGGTGCATTTCGTCGGGCCACTGCCCCCGGACGATTATGTCAAGCTCCTGCAGGTCTCCTCGGTGCACGTCTATCTCACCGTGCCGTTCGTGCTGTCGTGGTCGCTGTTGGAGGCGATGGCAGTGGGTTGCGTGGTGGTCGGCTCGGACACTCCGCCGGTGCGGGAAATCGTGCGGCACGGGGTCAACGGCTTGCTAGCCGACTTCTTTTCCGTGCGACAGATCGTCGACATGGTGGAGCGGGTGCTCGACCATCCCCAGCGGGAGTGGGAACTCGGGCTCAGGGCCCGGGCCGACGTGGTCGCCTCCTTCGACCACCGGCAGGCGGTGCGGCGCTATCGCGAACTGATCGCTGGACTGTTGTCGAGCCAGCGCCGCGGTCAGGGGGTGACCGGATGA